Part of the Paenibacillus aurantius genome, CTTTAAATGATGAACGAGATTCAGCCAGTAATGGCCTGTCGGTTCCATGCCGACGATGACGTCTGTATATCCTTGCTGGGCCATGAGTTTACGAAACCAATGCGTGAAGTGCTCAAACCCATTCAACGTGTTCTCGAAGGTTACCGGCTTCCCTACTTCAACTCCCCGGGAGTCCTTGGCCCGAGCCACGTGCTTAAACTTGGCGATGTCCACCCCGACGATGAGAGTCGTAGAAGTGATTTGAGTTATTCGCTCGTTTTGGGTAGAATTCATTTTGTAGTCTCCTTGGTTTTGTTTTGGGATCCGTTCGCTGGCCAGCTACTGGAGTCCCCAACAATCTTACCAAGGAGTCTTTTTCTTTCTCAAACCTGATATTTATGCATTATAGGAATGCTGCCCGTTAGGATTCCTGTAGAGCGTTAATTTTGCACTTTGCACAAAAACGAGCGACTCCGGTACGATGGGGTTAGTCACGGGTCATAGCCCTTTAGCCATCTTAAGGAGGTCGCTCAATCTTGAAGTTTAAAGCTCAGGCCAAACAAAATCAACTACTTGAACGCATTTCAACCCAGCACCTTGTCGTCGGCATTGACATTGCCCAGCAGTCCCATGTTGCACGCGCAGTTAACTTCCGTGGGATCCTGCTTGGCACTCCTCTTCATTTCTCCAACGACGATGCCGGCTTCAATCAACTGCTGCAGTGGATGAAAGATCTGCAGAAGACGCACCAACTTAACGACACCATCATCGGCATGGAACCAACCGGCCAATACTGGCTCAAAGACCGAAGCCTTGAGGTCGTGTTGGTAAATCCCCATCTCGTCAAAAAGAACAAGGAAAACCGCGACAATACGCCCTCCAAAAGCGACGTTAAGGATGCTTTTGTTATCGCCGACATGGTCAAAAACGGCTACTACACCTTCATCAAAGAAACCGGTGAAGTGTTCATGGAACTGCGTGTGCTTATGGCCAACCGGGAGACCATCGTCCATCGTCTGGTCAGCGTGAAGAACCAGATTCACCGCTGGGTCGACATTGTGTTCCCCGGACTGCGGCAGGTATACAAGCATCTCATGGGCACCGGATCGCTTGCCACACTGCGCCTCTTTCCTACGCCTGCCGATCTTCAAAAGCTCACCGTTCGCCAGGTAATCGACGGCTGGAAGACGGTCATGTAGCTTAGAACGGAGAGCTGCTGAACTACTAGCACTGGCAACGCGCTCAGTCGGCGCCAAGCATGCCAAGAAAGCCTACAAGCTTCATCTGCAACAGCTGCTGGCCGAATATGATCTGGCTTTTGAGCAGCTGCAAGTGAACGAGAATGAAGTGGCTGCTGCACTGGCGCGAATCCCGCTGGCTAAGCCGCTGCTGGCGATGAAGGGCATGAGCATCCTGTCAGTCGCCGGCATACTGGGTGAAGCTGGTGACCTCAGCGGCTATGCACATGGCAATGCTTTGCTGCGGCATGCCGGCCTCAACCTGGCTGAAGCGAGCTCAGGCAAGTGGAAAGGCCAAATGTCCATCAGCAAACGGGGCCGGCCCAGACTTCGGCATGCCTTGTTCATGGCAACCATGGCTCTTATCTTGAACGATGAAGCGTTTAAACGACAGCACGAAGTGAATGTAAAGATGAAAAGCATGAAGCCGATGCGCTCCGTGATGAAGCTTTGCGGCAAGCTGGCTCGCCTCCTGGTTGCCATGGCACAGAGCGGTGAAGCCTACGATCCAGATCGGGCTCTTCCTATGAAACAAGCTGCTTAACCGCTTCTCAATTGGCACGAAAACTGGCTTATTCGCAGGATCTCAAGATTGCACGGAGTACCGGATTGCGTTCAGCAAAAGGGCCCAGACCCGTACCGTTAGGATATCCGGCCTCCACCCACCGGATAGGCGTAACGAAGCATTCCTGTAGAGCGTTAATATCACGCTTTGAAAAAAGAGAAGCGCCCTCGTAAGATGGAATTATGCACAGGGTCGTTGCCCTAAAATCCCTATCTGGAGGACGCTCTACTATGAAGTTTAAACAACATGACGCTCAAAATCAACGGATCGAACGTATTACCAGTCATCACCTTGTTATCGGTATCGACATTGCCAAGGAGACCCAAATTGCTCGGGCAGTGACTTACCGCGGCATCGAATTAGGTAGGGCCTGCTCGTTTAAAAATGACGTTTTGTGCTTTCAAAAACTTCTCAGTTGGATTAAATCGATACAAAAGCAACACAACAAGACCGGGGTTATTATCGGGATGGAACCCACGGGGCATTATTGGCTTAACCTTGCTTGTTGGCTTTTAGAAAAGCACCTTGAAGTGGTAGTCGTTAATCCTTACCAGGTTAAAAACAATAAGGAGAATCGAGATAATTCTCCCACCAAAAATGATACAAAAGATGCACTGGTCATCGCCGATATGGTCAAGAATGGTTATTACTCTCCTCTGCGATTACCCACGGGAAATTACCAAGCTCTCCGTGTTTTGATGAGCGACCGTGAGTTTGTCATAAAGCAATTCATCACGATTCAGAACCAAATTCATCGCTGGCTGGATATCTGGTTTCCAGAATACCATCGAGTATTCAAAGATTGGAGCTGCAAAACCTCTTTGGTAACGCTGCGATTATTCCCATTACCATCCGAACTGAAGATCCTTTCCCCAGAAGAAATCTATGACAAATGGAGACCCCATATGAAACGTAGGGCAAGTATATCGTTCGCAAGAGCACTAGTGGAACAGGCGCAGCAATCCATTGCTCAGGATGTTGCACCAGAGCAAGTTAAACGATCCCTTTTGTTTCTCCTGGATCAGTATGAAACATTATCAACACATTTGGCGCAGCTTGAACAAGAGGCCATTTCCCTTTTGAAAGATATTCCACAAGCCCAGCGCCTACTGACCATTCCAGGCATCGGTAAAATTACAGTAGCCGGTATTTTAGCGGAGACTGGGGATTTAGGTACCTATCGCCATGGACGACAAGTGCTGCGACTTGCAGGGCTGCATTTAGGTGAAGAAAGTTCCGGCAAGCATAAAGGTCAGGTTCGGATTACCAAACGTGGTCGGCCCGGTCTTCGAAAGTACCTCTACTTGGCTGTGCTGCACCTAGTAGTGAATAATGAGGAATTTCGTGCGCTTCACCACCACTATACGCTAACAAGAAAGATGAAGAAAATACATTCGATTATAAAACTATGCGGAAAGTTGGCGCGTATTCTGGTCGGACTTGTTCACCAAGAATATGATTATACTCCCGAGAAAGTTATTACTGCTATCCCCGCAGCTTGACTAAAGTAAGCTCAGTTCGATAATAAAAGACGTAGGTTGGCTTGTTCGCAGGATTTCGGACAAAGAAAGCACCCGAGTACTGAATCTTCATTCCTTAAGGGCACAGACCCGTGAACGAAGCAGATCAGCCTCCCCCCCTTGGACAGGTATAACGATGGAATGACAGGGTAACATGACCCGTTGAGTCGTGGGAGGGAGAACCGCCAAGGGTAGTATGGAGCA contains:
- a CDS encoding IS110 family RNA-guided transposase, producing MKFKQHDAQNQRIERITSHHLVIGIDIAKETQIARAVTYRGIELGRACSFKNDVLCFQKLLSWIKSIQKQHNKTGVIIGMEPTGHYWLNLACWLLEKHLEVVVVNPYQVKNNKENRDNSPTKNDTKDALVIADMVKNGYYSPLRLPTGNYQALRVLMSDREFVIKQFITIQNQIHRWLDIWFPEYHRVFKDWSCKTSLVTLRLFPLPSELKILSPEEIYDKWRPHMKRRASISFARALVEQAQQSIAQDVAPEQVKRSLLFLLDQYETLSTHLAQLEQEAISLLKDIPQAQRLLTIPGIGKITVAGILAETGDLGTYRHGRQVLRLAGLHLGEESSGKHKGQVRITKRGRPGLRKYLYLAVLHLVVNNEEFRALHHHYTLTRKMKKIHSIIKLCGKLARILVGLVHQEYDYTPEKVITAIPAA